Genomic window (Pradoshia sp. D12):
TGATGCAGATTATCCTGAATCATGGCCAAGGATTTGTGATTACACCTTAGACAAATGCAAACAAAACCAATTAGCCAATGAAGATGCAACAGCTTATATTTATTTAAAGGCACAATTGGAGGGGCGAAAAACTAATAATATTATCCGGCACTTATTTATTGATGAGGCACAGGATTATTCGCCATTTCAATTTGCTGTTCTTAAACAACTTTTTCCAAATAGTAAAATGACCATTTTAGGCGACTTTAATCAGGCTATTTATGCTCATTCGATGAATGCGCCAACCCTTCTGTCTAATGAGCTGTATGAGTCAGAGAGCTTTGAGAAGATGGTTCTGACAAAGAGCTACCGATCAACCCGTCAAATTGTTGACTTTACGAAGGAAATTTTGGGCAATGTCCAAATTGAGCCATTTAATAGAACTGGGCCAAAACCTACAATAAAAATCGTAAATAACAATTCAGAACGGACCCAGGAAATAATGAATCTGATCGCTTCTTTGGAGAACGCTGGTCATCAAACCATTGCGATTATATGCAAAACAGAAGAAGAAACTCGGAATGCCTACGTAGAATTATCAAAAAACCTCGATGTCCAGCTCATGCAAAAAAACACCTATTCGTATAATAAGGGAATATTAATTCTGCCTTCCTATTTATCAAAAGGAATTGAATTCGATGCTGTCATTATTTTTGATGCATCAAAAGAAACCTATAGCCGCGAATTGGAGAGAAAATTATTCTATACGGCTTGTACAAGAGCTATGCACGAACTCTATCTGGTTAGCAGTGATGAAATGAGTCCATTTCTTGATGGGATACCGACTGATTTATACCATATTGATTAAAGGCATAAAAAGACCTGAATGGGCTATAACCCTTCAGGTCTTCTCCATTTATGGAGTTATTTATTCTTGTCCCGGAAAATAGATGGTAAAGGCTGTCCCTTCACCAGGCTTGCTTTTTACACGGATTGACCCTTTCATCGAATCAATTATCCGATATACCGCCATCATTCCAAGACCTGTTCCTTCTACCCCTTTTGTTGAATAATAGGGCTCGCCCAAACGCTTTAATTGTTCATTGGTCATACCAATGCCCGTATCGATGATATGTATATCTACACCTTTTCTCTTATGATCCGTGTTGATTGTAAGAGAACCCCCATGACCCATTGATTCGATTCCATTTTTTAAGATATTAACGAAACATTGCTGAAATAATTGCTTTTCTCCTCTCACTATAAAGGAAGCTACTTCAATCTGAATACGTACATTTCGCATAGTAGCCAGCGGCTGAACAATATCAGCTACTTTATTCAACTCTGCTTGAATATTGATATCTTCTTTACTGTTAATATGCGGTTTAGCAAACGCCAGAAAATCTTTAATAATGTTATCAGCCCGGTCCAATTCGGATAGCGCAATATCAATATACTGCTCCTTTTTTTCCTTCGTAAGATTCTCATCACTTCTTAATAATTGTAAAAATCCTTTCGTGGCTGTTAATGGATTACGAACTTCATGTGAAATTGAGGCTGCTAAATGACTGACAGACTGCATCTTTTCCGTATCAATCAATTTACTCTTAAAGTTTCTGTTTTTCTCTAGCCTTTCTATTGAATAAACAAGCCAGACCGTTCCAGTTATATACAAGAAAACATATAAAATTTGATTTAGTGTTTTAATATCGTTAATCATTATAATTGTAAAAATCTCCATAATAGCCAAAGAGGAAATAAGCGCCGTTACAAAGGAGGCAACTAAACGCTGCCTGGTCATTAGTTTGAAGTATTGCTTTCTCATAACCATTGCAGAGAAAAGGACAAACATGCCTGAAAAAAAGTGAAACCATTCAAATGAAGAGGTGTAAAGGATAGACGCAGTAAATGTCAGCATGTATAAACTGATACCGATTGCATACCCACCATAAAATATACCGATAACAATGGATATAGAACTAAAATTCATGATCTGAATGCCAGGAGGTGATTCAGCAGTGAAGAATACAATATTAACAAGAATCGCAATCGCTTGACCAATTCCAACGATTAAAGGATTAATCACTCCAAGTACCCCATATTTAACATGCCAAA
Coding sequences:
- a CDS encoding sensor histidine kinase, with the protein product MTSEFIAKLFINLFIILIIIQFIYFWHVKYGVLGVINPLIVGIGQAIAILVNIVFFTAESPPGIQIMNFSSISIVIGIFYGGYAIGISLYMLTFTASILYTSSFEWFHFFSGMFVLFSAMVMRKQYFKLMTRQRLVASFVTALISSLAIMEIFTIIMINDIKTLNQILYVFLYITGTVWLVYSIERLEKNRNFKSKLIDTEKMQSVSHLAASISHEVRNPLTATKGFLQLLRSDENLTKEKKEQYIDIALSELDRADNIIKDFLAFAKPHINSKEDINIQAELNKVADIVQPLATMRNVRIQIEVASFIVRGEKQLFQQCFVNILKNGIESMGHGGSLTINTDHKRKGVDIHIIDTGIGMTNEQLKRLGEPYYSTKGVEGTGLGMMAVYRIIDSMKGSIRVKSKPGEGTAFTIYFPGQE